In Deinococcus psychrotolerans, the genomic window GAAGAAATCAACGAAGACCGTCTGCGCTTTGCCGAGGGGCTGATCGGCGAGGCTGAACACGACTTGGGCAACCTGGGCATCAAGCTCGACACCCTCAAGATTCAAAATGTGTCGGACGCTTCGGGCTACCTCGACAGCATTGGCCGCCGCCAGACCGCCGACGTGCTCAAAGAAGCCCGCGTGGCCGAGGCCGAGCGCAACGCCGAAGCCACCGAATCGGAAGCCAAAGCCCGGCAGCGTGCCGAAGTGGCGCAGGCGATCAGCTCTCAGGCCGTGCTGGAGCAGCAAAACATGCTCCGCATCCGCACCGCTGAGCTGGGCGCAGTGGCCGCTTCCAAGGAAAACGAAGCCAAAGTCACCGCCGAACGCGCCCGCGTGGTGGCCGAGCAGCAACTCGAGCAGGAGCGTGTGATCCTGAATGCCAAGCGCTACGAAGCCGACGTGGTGGCCCCTGCCCGCGCCCAGCGCGAAGCCAAAATGCTCGAGGCCCAGGCCGCCGCCGCGCCGATCATCGAAGAGGGCCGCGCCAAAGCTGAAGCAGTGCGCCTCATGACCGAAGCCTTTCGGCAAGCGGGCAGTGAAGGCGAGCGGGCCTACATCCTCAACATGCTTCCCGGCATCGTTTCCGAGTTTGCCGGTGCGGTGCGCGGAATGCAGATCGACAAGATCACCGTGCTCGATTCGGGCTCGGGTCAGGCCACCCGCAGCGCCATCGGCACTCTGCCCGGCAATATCGTCTCGCTGATCGAGCAAGTCGAAAATGCTACGGGCGTGAATCTGCTGACTGCCCTGCAACTCCGCAGCACGCCCAGCGCCGCGCCGAATCTGCCGGTCAGCTCCG contains:
- a CDS encoding flotillin family protein, which produces MTGTIVLAAIVLFGILLVLLMIRTLLIIVPPNKVVVISGRSRVTAEGDSVGYRVIRGGRAFRIPLLEKVAWMDLTTIPLDLRVENAYSKGGIPLTVHAVANVKINAHEPQLSNAIERFLDTDRKQLTSIVRDTLEGNLRGVVATLTPEEINEDRLRFAEGLIGEAEHDLGNLGIKLDTLKIQNVSDASGYLDSIGRRQTADVLKEARVAEAERNAEATESEAKARQRAEVAQAISSQAVLEQQNMLRIRTAELGAVAASKENEAKVTAERARVVAEQQLEQERVILNAKRYEADVVAPARAQREAKMLEAQAAAAPIIEEGRAKAEAVRLMTEAFRQAGSEGERAYILNMLPGIVSEFAGAVRGMQIDKITVLDSGSGQATRSAIGTLPGNIVSLIEQVENATGVNLLTALQLRSTPSAAPNLPVSSAND